A single genomic interval of Bacteroidota bacterium harbors:
- a CDS encoding PKD domain-containing protein, giving the protein MKLVKLTALAIAIFVCIIFFQTQAHQQHEIASAPKATIGNAQNLNVAYQKWKEQLTSYEGASEVVVPIGWAKGLSAERTPARGTARINFIDSKISVNIQYMSDAYALDAWLVDNISGEDKTVKAEDGDNIRYLGRLNWQADGATLHAQLEQHALLQFEIDAIVITKAGIRPEEAGLLYGMPGLFQRLYRDELVQASGLRAPDDEQNLLALAAPTAHANEAAASLSVFQTLVEDGEEIFFNETFDGNGRTCGTCHPAENNFTIDPTFIATLPADDPLFVAENIPALDFDQNGGLRFENPVLMRERALIVVNADGFDDPANKFVMRSVSHVFAQALSITPSTDDGSDPGKLHRTGWDGDGSPGTGTIREFAIGAVNQHNPLTMNRIEGVDFRLPTDFELDALEAFQLSLGRQEEMDLQNMTFLDQSVAGGKARFMGQDKCHQCHGNAGAKATITPFSGTNANFDTDVEDGVNPADRLGEVMPIDGGAGHDGSLALGFGDGKFNVPSIIEAADTPPFFHDNSKESLRNAVVFYATDTFNSSPAGQLVDGIVLGTGAFEIEDFLRVINTIDNLRSAEQYILRAMQLELTESLKLMNLAKIDLEDSEGVLDRGNLHGPERALLTQGMDAITDAENAASTGERDDFLNQALGLMQDARDGMVIMEGGTNNLPSASFTVSTTGLTANFTDTSTDADGSIVSWSWDFAGQGTSNNPNPSFTFASAGTFNVFLTVTDNDGGTNTTSQNVTVVDNGGDNNPPLASFTFSASALTADFTDTSTDTDGSVVSWSWDFGGDGTSTSQNPSHTFSADGTFNVSLTVTDNEGATGTTSQNVTVSSGGGASTMHVENITTAITRGAGGVGNVEATLLIHDSNGNPVADATVTGTFGGDLTGSDTGVTNGSGEVVLTSDQFTSRPSDLGICADNVTHGSLTYDASQNSDASFDCSTAGPIAGIADQRETPDAFTLHPNFPNPFNPTTEIRFSLKESGAVRISIFNALGQEVRVLADGNYDLGEHSVTWDGKDNAGAGLATGTYLYQLRYNNQTFTRTMTMLK; this is encoded by the coding sequence GCATTATCTTTTTCCAAACACAGGCTCATCAGCAGCATGAAATAGCTTCTGCACCAAAAGCCACGATAGGTAATGCCCAGAACCTGAACGTAGCCTATCAAAAATGGAAAGAACAGCTAACATCTTACGAGGGCGCCTCCGAGGTCGTTGTGCCCATCGGATGGGCAAAAGGACTTTCCGCTGAGCGTACCCCTGCGCGCGGCACTGCCCGTATTAATTTTATCGACAGCAAAATTTCTGTCAACATCCAGTATATGAGCGACGCTTATGCACTTGACGCATGGCTTGTTGACAACATCAGTGGTGAAGACAAGACCGTCAAAGCTGAAGACGGCGACAACATTCGTTACCTGGGCCGGCTCAACTGGCAAGCTGATGGCGCCACCCTGCACGCACAGCTCGAGCAACATGCCCTGCTTCAATTTGAAATAGATGCCATTGTCATCACCAAAGCCGGCATTCGCCCGGAAGAAGCAGGCCTCCTCTATGGCATGCCTGGTCTGTTCCAGCGCCTTTATAGGGACGAACTTGTCCAGGCAAGCGGCCTACGGGCCCCAGACGACGAGCAGAACCTGCTCGCACTCGCCGCGCCTACAGCTCATGCCAACGAAGCTGCGGCCAGCCTATCAGTATTCCAAACCCTCGTAGAAGACGGGGAAGAAATTTTCTTCAACGAAACGTTTGATGGCAACGGCAGAACTTGCGGCACGTGCCATCCTGCAGAAAACAACTTTACGATTGACCCTACATTTATCGCCACCCTCCCGGCAGACGATCCGTTGTTTGTTGCAGAGAACATTCCTGCACTCGACTTCGATCAGAATGGCGGCTTGCGGTTTGAAAACCCGGTATTGATGCGCGAACGGGCGCTCATCGTTGTAAATGCTGACGGCTTTGATGACCCGGCCAACAAGTTTGTCATGCGCAGCGTCTCTCACGTTTTCGCACAGGCGTTGTCTATCACACCAAGCACCGACGATGGAAGCGACCCTGGCAAATTGCACCGAACGGGTTGGGACGGAGATGGATCACCTGGCACGGGTACAATCAGAGAATTTGCGATCGGCGCGGTGAATCAGCACAACCCGCTGACCATGAACCGCATCGAAGGCGTTGATTTCCGGTTACCAACCGACTTTGAACTCGACGCACTGGAAGCCTTCCAGCTTTCCCTGGGCCGGCAGGAAGAAATGGATCTGCAGAACATGACCTTCCTCGACCAGAGCGTCGCCGGCGGCAAAGCCCGCTTTATGGGGCAAGACAAATGCCACCAGTGCCACGGTAACGCCGGTGCAAAAGCTACGATCACCCCATTCTCTGGCACCAACGCAAACTTTGACACGGATGTAGAAGACGGCGTGAACCCGGCAGACCGACTCGGTGAAGTTATGCCGATCGACGGCGGCGCCGGCCACGATGGCAGCCTTGCGCTAGGTTTCGGTGATGGAAAGTTCAACGTTCCTTCGATTATAGAGGCTGCTGACACACCTCCGTTCTTCCACGACAACTCTAAAGAGTCGCTGCGCAACGCTGTTGTCTTCTACGCAACAGACACATTCAACAGCTCCCCTGCCGGGCAGCTGGTAGATGGAATTGTGCTCGGAACTGGTGCTTTTGAGATCGAGGACTTCCTCCGCGTTATCAACACCATCGACAACCTCCGCAGCGCAGAGCAATACATCTTGCGCGCCATGCAACTTGAGCTTACGGAGAGCCTGAAATTGATGAACCTGGCTAAAATAGACCTGGAGGACTCCGAAGGTGTTCTCGACCGGGGCAACTTACACGGCCCCGAACGCGCGCTACTTACTCAGGGTATGGATGCCATTACCGATGCCGAGAACGCGGCAAGTACAGGTGAACGCGATGATTTCCTGAACCAGGCATTGGGCTTGATGCAAGATGCACGAGATGGCATGGTCATCATGGAAGGTGGCACCAACAATCTGCCGTCTGCTTCTTTCACCGTTTCAACAACCGGCCTCACGGCTAACTTCACCGACACCAGTACTGATGCAGACGGATCCATTGTATCCTGGAGCTGGGACTTTGCCGGCCAGGGCACGTCGAATAATCCAAACCCAAGCTTCACCTTTGCGTCTGCTGGCACCTTCAACGTATTCCTGACCGTCACCGACAACGATGGCGGCACCAATACAACAAGCCAAAATGTGACCGTAGTTGACAATGGCGGAGACAACAATCCACCATTGGCTTCCTTCACGTTCTCAGCCTCGGCCCTTACAGCAGACTTTACCGATACAAGTACAGACACCGATGGCTCTGTTGTATCCTGGAGTTGGGACTTTGGGGGCGATGGTACATCAACCAGCCAAAATCCTAGCCACACCTTCTCTGCTGACGGCACCTTTAACGTCTCGTTGACAGTGACCGACAACGAAGGCGCTACCGGCACAACCAGCCAGAACGTAACCGTGAGCAGCGGTGGCGGTGCGTCAACGATGCATGTTGAAAACATCACCACAGCCATTACACGTGGTGCGGGTGGCGTGGGTAATGTTGAAGCAACCTTGTTGATTCACGACAGCAACGGCAATCCGGTTGCAGATGCCACAGTTACCGGTACGTTTGGTGGTGATCTGACAGGCAGTGACACAGGAGTCACAAATGGTAGCGGCGAAGTTGTGCTCACATCAGACCAATTCACGTCGCGCCCAAGTGACCTTGGTATTTGTGCTGACAACGTCACGCATGGCTCGCTGACGTATGATGCGAGCCAGAACAGCGATGCGAGCTTTGATTGCTCAACAGCCGGCCCCATTGCCGGCATCGCTGACCAGCGCGAAACACCTGACGCATTCACGCTGCATCCAAACTTCCCGAACCCGTTCAATCCTACAACAGAAATTCGCTTCTCGCTGAAAGAGAGTGGTGCTGTACGGATCAGCATTTTCAATGCACTCGGGCAAGAAGTACGGGTACTGGCTGATGGCAATTATGATCTGGGTGAGCACAGCGTTACCTGGGATGGTAAAGACAACGCCGGTGCAGGCCTCGCAACAGGCACGTACCTCTACCAGCTCCGCTACAACAACCAGACCTTCACCAGAACCATGACAATGCTCAAGTAA
- a CDS encoding DUF4037 domain-containing protein, whose amino-acid sequence MKFIKGLTLNEKYYHEVVAPLVQQFDPQLTYTSSLLGYGSDVLGFDTATSMDHNWGPRLQIFLDESDLHRKKELDAFLSANLPVTFMGLPTNFAANPGDPIRRMAPATGPPVNHLIEIYSIDAFVLSILGKPLDELTLLDWVRIPEQVLLEATAGKVFHDGLRILTPLRERLSYYPLDVQKLKIAALWQGIANEEAFLGRCIEHADYAGVKLISARIINQLMKICFGIQKRYIPYSKWFTAMFKTLGLSAIDQLITEVLRENDPMLIEEKVASLYREVITLNNTSDELPQITNTVRDYYNRPYKVVMAGEIATCFVGDIANSTIKKLDLLSVFIDNKIDAADFTDARPLIHRMVGPQP is encoded by the coding sequence ATGAAATTTATCAAAGGGCTGACGCTCAACGAAAAGTATTACCACGAAGTTGTCGCGCCCCTCGTGCAGCAATTTGACCCACAGCTAACTTATACCAGCAGCCTACTCGGCTATGGCTCTGACGTGCTCGGCTTCGACACTGCCACGAGCATGGACCATAACTGGGGGCCGAGGCTTCAGATTTTCCTGGACGAATCTGACCTGCATCGAAAAAAAGAACTTGATGCTTTTTTGTCAGCAAACCTGCCTGTGACATTCATGGGTCTGCCCACAAATTTTGCCGCAAACCCAGGAGATCCAATCCGGCGCATGGCACCAGCTACCGGACCGCCCGTCAACCACCTGATAGAAATTTACAGCATCGATGCGTTTGTCCTTTCCATTTTGGGAAAGCCCCTGGACGAGTTGACGCTGCTTGACTGGGTTCGCATACCCGAGCAAGTATTGCTGGAAGCTACGGCCGGCAAAGTATTTCACGACGGATTGCGGATACTCACGCCTCTCCGTGAACGACTCAGCTATTATCCATTGGATGTGCAAAAACTCAAAATTGCAGCGCTCTGGCAAGGCATCGCCAATGAAGAAGCCTTCCTTGGCAGATGCATCGAACATGCAGACTATGCCGGCGTGAAGCTCATTTCAGCGCGCATTATAAACCAACTCATGAAAATCTGCTTTGGAATCCAAAAGCGGTACATCCCTTACTCAAAATGGTTTACCGCCATGTTCAAAACACTTGGGCTTTCCGCGATCGACCAGCTTATAACAGAAGTACTGCGAGAAAATGACCCAATGCTGATTGAAGAAAAGGTTGCCAGCCTGTATCGCGAAGTTATTACCCTGAACAATACGTCAGATGAACTACCTCAAATAACAAACACTGTCAGAGACTACTACAACCGGCCCTACAAAGTGGTTATGGCCGGCGAAATTGCAACATGCTTTGTTGGAGACATAGCAAACAGCACCATCAAAAAGCTAGACCTGCTATCTGTGTTTATCGACAACAAAATCGACGCTGCTGATTTCACCGATGCACGACCGTTGATTCATCGGATGGTTGGACCG